In Vibrio sp. FE10, the following are encoded in one genomic region:
- the rplY gene encoding 50S ribosomal protein L25 yields the protein MKFEAVVRTELGKGASRRLRHAGKFPAVIYGGEAAAVAIELVHAEVINQMDKPEFYEAITLLIDGAEVKVKPQDVQRHAFKPKVEHMDFIRI from the coding sequence ATGAAATTTGAAGCAGTAGTACGTACTGAACTAGGTAAAGGTGCGAGCCGCCGCCTACGTCACGCTGGTAAATTCCCAGCTGTAATCTACGGTGGCGAAGCAGCAGCTGTAGCTATCGAACTTGTTCACGCTGAAGTGATCAACCAAATGGATAAGCCTGAATTCTACGAAGCAATCACTCTACTGATTGACGGCGCAGAAGTTAAGGTTAAGCCGCAAGACGTTCAACGTCACGCGTTCAAGCCTAAAGTTGAGCACATGGACTTCATCCGTATCTAA
- a CDS encoding glycosyltransferase family 2 protein: MEPVSIVVITLNEEKRIGRLMEELSVQTHQEFEVIVVDSNSEDNTREVAQAYESALPELTVHHMEERGVSLGRNTGASLAKHSRILFLDADVSLPRNFLAKALYELDERKLEVAGVYMSSKGLPLVHKLGYGLFNAGLLTTQYFFPTAVGACIFSTKRVHQEIGGFDEAIVLCEDCDYVKRASKTWRFRFLNMTFGFDPRRLDQDGIMKTGMTYLKANVRRFFSGEMRNNKMKYKFGHYNEQ; this comes from the coding sequence ATGGAACCAGTAAGCATTGTCGTTATTACATTAAACGAAGAGAAACGAATTGGTCGCTTGATGGAAGAGTTGAGTGTGCAAACCCACCAAGAGTTCGAAGTGATTGTCGTCGACTCCAACAGTGAAGATAACACCAGAGAAGTCGCTCAGGCTTATGAAAGCGCCTTGCCAGAGCTGACTGTGCATCATATGGAAGAGCGTGGCGTGAGCTTAGGGCGAAACACTGGCGCTTCTTTGGCTAAGCATTCGAGAATCCTATTCCTAGATGCCGATGTCAGTTTGCCTCGAAACTTCTTAGCAAAAGCGCTCTATGAGCTTGATGAAAGAAAGCTGGAAGTGGCTGGCGTATACATGAGCTCTAAAGGGTTACCTTTGGTGCATAAATTAGGTTACGGGCTGTTCAACGCAGGTTTGCTTACAACCCAATACTTTTTTCCAACAGCGGTTGGTGCTTGTATTTTCTCGACCAAACGAGTGCATCAAGAGATAGGTGGCTTTGATGAAGCTATCGTCCTTTGTGAAGATTGTGATTACGTGAAAAGAGCCAGCAAGACTTGGCGTTTTCGCTTCCTTAACATGACTTTTGGATTCGACCCTAGAAGGCTTGATCAAGATGGGATCATGAAAACGGGTATGACGTATTTGAAAGCCAATGTACGACGCTTTTTCTCTGGTGAGATGCGTAACAATAAAATGAAATACAAGTTCGGACACTATAACGAGCAATAA
- a CDS encoding LssY C-terminal domain-containing protein, producing the protein MFEGIGLFLGALGDALIGPNLFVPGEPFFIAAGYQAYSGVWSALVFVMFGGLLGDQLSYLIGYRYGAKAQRKLIKFRPKTRRLIARCRYLIARKGTYLIVFARLLGPIAWVVPFIAGSHRVPWRSFSVLALFGLILGGGQFIAWGMLLAHGVESFPLLNSVKIFLAEHQSLLLGAFAVLVVTIIGYRMKWRHLMLKSSALLLASVVYANYAHFFWKADDFLTQQISEEVASIDLEQVTYKAFPGLSPIYDAQAINVVYVGESPRELMNQLGWIENQTFSRNEIEWTGYLALLKEKTPPVSDLYWQNKPQDMAFQLPGNLMKRSHIRWWNAGLDHNSNRPKWLGAISYDDGLKVTPYSGIVTILHRVDPNVDEERDRLAEQIKSINPSLGIANLPLAKAEVMNDNNDYYTDGNILMIGASSYGFDEQKLDVAANDI; encoded by the coding sequence ATGTTTGAAGGAATAGGACTTTTCTTAGGGGCTTTAGGTGATGCGTTGATTGGCCCCAACTTGTTTGTGCCCGGTGAGCCCTTCTTTATCGCAGCGGGGTACCAAGCGTATTCAGGGGTTTGGTCTGCGCTGGTGTTTGTGATGTTTGGCGGCCTATTGGGTGATCAGTTGAGTTATTTGATTGGTTACCGATACGGCGCAAAAGCACAGCGTAAACTGATCAAGTTCCGCCCTAAAACCAGAAGGCTGATTGCGCGTTGTCGATACTTAATTGCTCGTAAGGGAACCTATCTCATAGTATTCGCCCGTCTGTTAGGGCCTATTGCATGGGTTGTGCCATTCATTGCCGGTTCTCACCGTGTACCGTGGCGTAGTTTTAGCGTATTAGCTTTGTTTGGGCTCATTCTTGGCGGCGGACAATTTATCGCTTGGGGTATGTTATTGGCGCATGGCGTCGAGAGCTTTCCTTTGCTCAACAGCGTTAAGATATTCCTCGCTGAACACCAAAGCTTACTACTTGGCGCATTTGCCGTTTTAGTCGTCACGATTATCGGTTATAGAATGAAATGGCGACACCTGATGCTGAAATCGAGTGCCTTGTTGTTAGCATCGGTTGTATACGCTAATTACGCGCATTTCTTTTGGAAAGCGGATGATTTTTTAACTCAGCAAATATCTGAAGAGGTCGCTTCTATAGACCTTGAGCAAGTGACATATAAGGCATTTCCCGGCCTGTCTCCAATTTATGACGCGCAAGCGATTAATGTTGTTTACGTTGGGGAGTCACCGCGTGAATTGATGAATCAGCTCGGTTGGATAGAGAATCAAACCTTCTCTCGTAATGAGATTGAATGGACAGGTTATCTCGCATTGTTGAAAGAGAAGACGCCGCCAGTGTCTGATTTGTACTGGCAAAACAAGCCGCAGGATATGGCTTTTCAACTGCCGGGGAATCTGATGAAAAGAAGCCATATTCGTTGGTGGAATGCAGGGCTTGATCATAATAGCAATCGACCTAAGTGGTTAGGCGCAATCAGCTACGATGATGGTCTTAAAGTGACCCCGTACTCTGGTATTGTCACCATTCTTCATCGGGTTGATCCCAATGTGGATGAAGAGCGCGATAGATTGGCAGAACAGATTAAATCGATTAATCCGAGTCTAGGCATCGCGAATTTGCCACTTGCCAAGGCTGAGGTGATGAATGATAACAATGACTATTATACCGACGGCAACATACTCATGATTGGTGCGAGTTCCTATGGTTTTGACGAACAGAAACTGGATGTTGCAGCCAATGATATATAG
- a CDS encoding VOC family protein has product MQMNPIGWFEIYVDDMMRAKAFYEAVFNVTLDKLDVEAGMDVEMWVFPCDMDSYGATGALCYMSHVKAGGNSTMVYFSCEDCATEASRAAENGGALQVPKMAIGQHGFISIVSDSEGNMIGLHSMQ; this is encoded by the coding sequence ATGCAAATGAATCCGATTGGTTGGTTTGAAATTTACGTCGACGATATGATGCGAGCGAAGGCTTTTTACGAGGCTGTGTTTAATGTCACTCTTGATAAGCTAGATGTTGAAGCTGGAATGGATGTTGAAATGTGGGTGTTCCCTTGTGATATGGACAGCTACGGCGCTACAGGTGCGCTGTGTTATATGTCTCATGTCAAAGCTGGCGGCAACAGTACAATGGTCTATTTCTCTTGTGAGGATTGTGCGACAGAAGCTAGTCGAGCCGCTGAAAACGGCGGTGCTTTACAAGTGCCGAAAATGGCGATTGGCCAGCATGGTTTTATCAGTATTGTGAGTGATAGTGAAGGCAACATGATAGGGCTTCACTCCATGCAATGA
- a CDS encoding ATP-binding protein has protein sequence MNLKKRTLKNISLKSRLLLAAAFWLGAMILAAGIGIPKLVNDYLVDDMKQQLSLTMDELTANIETNSNGNLIMAERLSDPRFNQPYSGLYWRAATQEQIIRSRSLWDKDLTIKRSPIHTSIKGPEKERLIYIEQDIYLPELTDPITITIGIDEDPLESTLTELTSQVWLILMLLFVGVLMLIGIQVSWSLLPLSKMQRELVMLRKGEQQGLSDNYPKEVSPLVSDLNALLFHYQELLERARNHAGNLSHALKTPLSVLKNEIEMLPDNEKKLLQQPIHQIQSQIDYHLGRARMAGAMNILSVKSSPCERVEAIAMAFDKVYAANDVTMINELDSELEVAVEKTDLDEMVGNLLENSYKWAGSIIRVHANELADGNVELIIEDDGKGIPEEKLEQVTKRGVRLDETTPGTGLGLNIVNEMAHSYRGSLTLGKSSMGGLKASLVLKVSKVV, from the coding sequence ATGAATCTTAAAAAAAGAACGCTTAAAAACATCAGTCTAAAAAGCCGCTTGCTCCTCGCTGCGGCTTTTTGGTTAGGTGCCATGATATTAGCGGCGGGTATCGGTATACCAAAGCTGGTTAATGATTATCTTGTCGACGATATGAAGCAACAACTCAGCCTCACCATGGACGAGCTAACCGCCAATATCGAAACCAACTCAAATGGCAATCTAATCATGGCTGAGCGCCTGTCTGACCCTAGGTTTAACCAACCTTACAGTGGCCTTTATTGGCGTGCGGCGACTCAAGAACAGATCATTCGTTCTCGCTCTCTGTGGGACAAAGACCTCACCATCAAACGCTCGCCGATTCACACATCCATCAAAGGGCCAGAGAAAGAAAGACTGATTTATATTGAGCAAGATATCTACCTACCTGAGCTCACTGACCCTATCACGATCACCATAGGTATTGATGAGGATCCATTAGAATCGACCCTTACCGAGCTGACCAGCCAAGTATGGTTAATTCTGATGCTATTGTTTGTTGGTGTACTTATGTTGATTGGTATTCAAGTCAGCTGGTCGCTATTGCCACTGAGCAAAATGCAGCGTGAACTGGTGATGTTGAGAAAAGGCGAACAACAAGGGTTAAGCGATAACTACCCGAAAGAAGTTTCTCCCTTAGTTTCTGACCTCAATGCCCTACTCTTTCATTACCAAGAGTTACTGGAACGAGCGCGTAACCACGCGGGTAACTTATCTCATGCGTTAAAAACACCGTTATCGGTTCTGAAAAACGAAATCGAAATGCTGCCAGACAACGAGAAGAAACTGTTACAGCAACCGATTCATCAAATTCAAAGTCAAATCGATTACCATCTTGGCCGTGCACGCATGGCGGGGGCGATGAACATCCTTTCAGTGAAGTCATCGCCTTGTGAGCGCGTTGAAGCTATCGCGATGGCATTTGATAAGGTTTACGCGGCTAACGATGTCACCATGATAAATGAGCTGGATTCAGAGCTTGAGGTCGCAGTAGAAAAAACCGACCTTGATGAGATGGTCGGTAACCTGCTTGAAAACAGCTACAAGTGGGCAGGCAGTATTATTCGCGTACACGCCAATGAGCTTGCCGACGGTAATGTCGAATTGATTATTGAAGATGACGGTAAAGGCATCCCAGAAGAGAAGCTCGAACAGGTAACTAAGCGAGGCGTACGTCTTGACGAAACCACACCAGGTACAGGCTTAGGGCTTAACATCGTGAATGAGATGGCACACAGCTATCGTGGCAGCTTAACTCTAGGCAAAAGTTCAATGGGTGGCTTGAAAGCCTCTCTCGTTCTTAAAGTGTCTAAAGTCGTATAA
- a CDS encoding response regulator transcription factor yields the protein MKILVVEDEPRLGQQILETLEGADWVPELSQDGIDALYRATSEEWDAIVLDLGLPKLDGLTVLKGIRDENINTPVVILSARDTLTQRVEGLNAGADDYLTKPFEMVELIARIRAQLRRASGSAAPVLQIGDLSLDTRSSKVLWQGQAVSLTALEYKVVAYFMHNQNKVISRTELVEHIYKQDFDRDSNTVEVFIGRIRKKIAPKIIKTVRGLGYQLNAE from the coding sequence ATGAAAATTTTAGTCGTTGAAGACGAACCTCGCTTGGGCCAACAAATTCTAGAAACCCTTGAGGGAGCCGACTGGGTTCCAGAGCTTTCTCAAGACGGTATCGACGCACTCTACCGTGCAACATCGGAAGAGTGGGATGCCATAGTTCTCGACCTAGGCTTACCGAAGCTGGATGGCTTAACCGTGTTGAAAGGCATTCGAGACGAAAATATCAATACACCAGTCGTTATCTTAAGTGCGCGTGACACTCTTACTCAGCGTGTAGAAGGCTTGAACGCAGGCGCAGATGATTACCTAACAAAGCCGTTTGAAATGGTTGAGTTAATTGCTCGTATTCGTGCGCAATTACGTCGCGCGTCTGGTAGCGCTGCTCCTGTTCTTCAAATTGGTGATTTAAGCCTAGACACTCGCAGCTCTAAAGTACTTTGGCAAGGTCAGGCAGTAAGCCTAACGGCATTGGAATACAAGGTGGTTGCTTACTTCATGCATAACCAGAACAAGGTTATCTCACGCACAGAATTGGTGGAACATATCTACAAGCAAGATTTCGACCGTGACTCTAATACTGTGGAAGTTTTCATCGGCCGTATCCGTAAAAAAATCGCACCAAAGATCATCAAAACCGTTCGTGGCCTTGGCTACCAACTCAATGCTGAATAG
- a CDS encoding PepSY domain-containing protein, whose protein sequence is MFSKAMISLFSISLGLFVSAGAWADSHHNGHDLVQDVHKAGTRIEFEEDQDEVYEAVREGYIRPFSEMYAAVENDLHGRIIKVELEEDDDIWVYELKINYQNNIIKVEYNAETLEMLMIKGRNFKDAIKHDE, encoded by the coding sequence ATGTTTAGTAAAGCTATGATTTCTTTGTTTTCTATAAGCTTAGGCTTATTTGTTTCTGCTGGTGCATGGGCCGACTCACATCATAACGGCCACGACTTAGTGCAAGATGTTCATAAAGCAGGAACTCGTATCGAATTTGAAGAAGATCAAGACGAAGTCTACGAAGCGGTACGCGAAGGCTATATTCGCCCTTTCTCAGAAATGTATGCGGCCGTTGAGAACGATCTTCATGGTCGAATCATTAAAGTAGAACTAGAAGAAGACGATGATATTTGGGTTTATGAACTAAAAATTAATTACCAAAACAACATCATCAAAGTCGAATACAACGCCGAAACGTTAGAGATGCTCATGATTAAAGGCCGAAACTTTAAAGACGCAATTAAACACGACGAATAA
- a CDS encoding DEAD/DEAH box helicase, which produces MYTLRPYQADSVKSVIHYFRKHQTPAVLVLPTGAGKSLVIAELARLAKGRVLVLAHVKELVEQNHEKYEGYGLKGSIFSAGLGRKETDQQVVFASVQSVVRNLDSFSNQFSLLVIDECHRVPDEKTSSYQKVITHLRENNSGIKVLGLTATPYRLGMGWLYQYHTRGQVRSEEPRFFRDCIFELPIRYLLDEGFLTPARMIDAPVLSYDFSQLKPASTGRYKEAELDMVIEQSKRATPQIVDQIIELAKDKLGIMVFAATVRHAQEILGLLPEGESSIVIGDTPTLERDQIINDFKERKIKFLVNVSVLTTGFDAPHVDLIAILRPTESISLYQQIVGRGLRLSPGKKECLVLDYAGNSYDLYQPEVGDPKPDSDSEIITIPCPACGFNNNFWGKLDSNGFLLEHFGRKCQGYFTDEDTGEREHCNYRFRAKYCGECGADNDIAARICHECDATLVDPDKKLKEALNLKDALVFECLEMDLNVLKDDKGKSQLKVTYRGENQAQVHEFWSLTTKKQKQNFKDQFVRPHLADRHRPFEEASPSKVVAHQHRFRPPQFVIARKVGRFWKMRDKIFEDELQQR; this is translated from the coding sequence TTGCTCACGTAAAAGAGCTCGTTGAGCAAAACCATGAAAAATATGAAGGTTATGGGCTAAAAGGTTCAATTTTCTCTGCCGGTTTAGGGCGTAAAGAGACCGACCAACAAGTAGTGTTTGCTTCAGTTCAATCCGTGGTTCGAAACCTCGATTCATTCTCCAATCAATTCTCGTTATTGGTTATCGATGAATGCCACCGCGTGCCAGATGAAAAGACCAGTAGCTATCAAAAAGTGATCACTCACTTACGTGAGAATAATTCGGGCATAAAGGTGCTTGGATTGACCGCGACGCCTTATCGTCTTGGTATGGGGTGGCTTTACCAATATCACACCCGTGGCCAAGTTCGATCTGAAGAACCTCGTTTTTTCAGAGACTGTATTTTCGAACTCCCGATTCGCTACTTGTTGGACGAAGGCTTTCTCACACCAGCTCGAATGATCGATGCGCCCGTATTGAGCTACGACTTCTCTCAATTAAAACCAGCAAGTACAGGTCGATACAAAGAAGCCGAACTCGATATGGTGATCGAGCAGTCTAAACGAGCCACCCCACAAATTGTCGACCAAATCATTGAACTGGCCAAAGACAAACTCGGCATCATGGTATTCGCTGCGACGGTTAGACACGCACAAGAGATCCTTGGCTTACTACCGGAAGGTGAATCATCAATTGTAATCGGCGACACGCCTACGCTAGAGCGCGACCAAATCATTAACGATTTCAAAGAACGTAAAATCAAGTTCTTGGTTAACGTATCGGTATTAACCACAGGTTTTGATGCGCCGCATGTCGATTTAATCGCGATTCTACGCCCAACTGAATCTATTAGTTTGTACCAACAAATCGTCGGCCGTGGCCTGCGCTTGTCTCCAGGTAAAAAAGAGTGTTTAGTGCTCGACTATGCAGGCAACAGTTACGACCTTTATCAACCTGAAGTGGGCGACCCAAAACCCGATTCTGACAGTGAAATCATCACCATTCCCTGCCCTGCTTGCGGCTTCAATAATAACTTTTGGGGCAAGCTAGACAGCAATGGATTCTTACTCGAACACTTTGGCCGTAAATGCCAAGGTTACTTTACCGATGAAGACACAGGGGAACGCGAGCACTGTAACTATCGTTTTCGCGCTAAGTACTGTGGTGAATGCGGCGCAGACAACGACATCGCCGCGCGTATTTGTCATGAGTGCGATGCCACCTTAGTTGACCCAGATAAAAAGCTGAAAGAAGCATTAAACCTAAAAGATGCGTTGGTGTTTGAGTGTTTAGAGATGGACCTTAACGTTCTCAAGGACGACAAAGGCAAGTCGCAACTTAAGGTTACCTACCGCGGTGAGAACCAAGCACAAGTGCATGAGTTCTGGTCATTGACCACCAAGAAACAGAAGCAGAACTTTAAGGACCAGTTTGTTCGCCCTCACCTTGCCGACCGACACCGACCATTTGAAGAAGCTTCACCAAGTAAAGTGGTTGCTCACCAACATCGATTCCGCCCACCTCAATTCGTGATTGCGCGTAAAGTGGGACGCTTTTGGAAAATGAGAGACAAGATATTCGAAGACGAGCTACAGCAGCGTTAA